From the genome of Streptomyces sp. S4.7:
CACGCGACGTACTGGGACAGCGCCCCTCGCTGTCGGTGATCGGGCCTCTCAAGGACAAGCAGGCCGACCGCCTCGACGAGGCAGTCGCCTGACCCCCGTCCTCCCAGCCTCCTAAGGAAGCGAAGCGATGAGCACCAAACTGCGGGTGGCCGTTCTCGGCGCCAACGGCCGGATCGGCTCCGAGGCCGTACGGGCCGTCGAGGCCGCCGACGACATGGAACTGGTCGCGGCCCTCGGGCGCGGCGACAAACTGGAGACCCTCGTCGACACGGGAGCCCAGGTCGCCGTCGAACTGACCACTCCCACCGCGGTGATGGGCAACCTCGACTTCCTCGTACGCCACGGCATCCACGCCGTCGTCGGCACCACCGGCTGGACCGACGACCGACTGGCGCAGCTGGAGACGGTGCTGGCGGGCTCCCCGGAGACGGGCGTGCTCATCGCGCCCAACTTCTCCGTCGGCGCCGTCCTCACCATGAAGTTCGCGCAGGCGGCGGCCCGTTACTTCGAGTCCGCCGAGGTCGTCGAGCTGCACCATCCCAACAAGGCCGACGCCCCGTCGGGCACCGCCGCCCGCACTGCCCAGCTGATCGCCGCCGCCCGCGCCGAGGCCGGCTCCCAGCCCCAGCCCGACGCCACGGTCACGTCGCTGGACGGGGCGCGCGGCGCGGACGTCGACGGGGTCCGGGTGCACTCCGTACGGCTCCGGGGGCTGCTCGCCCACCAAGAGGTCCTGCTCGGCGGCGAGGGGGAGACCCTCACCATCCGCCACGACTCCCTGCACCACAGCAGCTTCATGCCGGGGATCCTCCTCGGCGTCCGCCGGGTGGGCCGCACACCGGGCCTCACCTTCGGCCTGGAACGCTTCCTCGATCTGAACCTGCCGGACTGACCACCGTGCGCGCCAAGATCATGTATTTCGTCATGGCCACCGTCCTCGTCGGCTTCTTCGTCCTGGCCGGTGGCCGCGGCGTCGCGCTCATCGGCATCGGTACGCCGCTGACCGTCACGTTCGGGATCGCGGTGCTGGTCCTGCCGGTGATCGGAGCCTGGTTCCTCTGGCAGAACACCCGGTTCGTCCAGCGGGCCAACCGGCTCGCCGCCGAGCTGGACGCCGAGGGCGGTCTGCCGGTCGACGAACTGGTGCGCACCGCGAGCGGCCGCGTCGACCGGGCGTCGGCCGACGCCGTGTTCGCCGCCCGCCGCGCCGAGACCGAGGACACCCCGGGGGACTGGCGCTGCTGGTTCCGCCTCGCGGTCGCCTACCGCGACGCCGGCGACACTCCCAGGGCCCGTGAGGCGATGCGCCACGCCATCGCGCTGCACGGGGCGATCCCGGCGACGGCCGCGGAGTGACGAGGAACTGAAGCCCGCGGCAGGACGAACAGAGGGCGCCGCGATGTCACGGCGCCCTCGGTCGAACAGCTCCAAGACCGATCGGCCCGGCGTGATCCGTCCCGTCAGTCCCCGGTACAAGGCGCCCGTTCGGTGCCCGATCGGCGTCCGTTCAGGGTCCGTTCCGCTGTCCGTCCTTCGGCCAACTCGCGACCACGGTGCGCCGGTTCAGCCGCGCCGGTACTCGTCGCCCCACGCCTCGACGGAGTCCGCAGCCCGGTCGAAGGCCCCGGGGCGCGACAGGAAGTCCGCGTTGTGATCCGTGAGCAACAGCCGCTTCTCGCCGTCACGGAGCACGAGCAGGAGCGCCTGCCCCTGCACCGTCCGCGGCAGCCCCAGCCAGCGCACCGGCTGCTGCACCGTACGGACCTCCACGGCCTCTCTCCACGGCACGGTCTTGGTCGTGAGCAGCCCCACGCGCCGTACGCCGTGGAGGCTGACCCACGCGCCCACCCGCAGCAGTCGCAGCGCTGCGGCGATCATCACCAGCGCGATGCCGAGGCACACGGCGGCGCCGGACGCCGCCCCGGCGAACGCGATGATCATCGTCGCGAGCAGTACGAACGAGGCGAGCAGCAGGAGCAGCGCGGACGCGCCCACCCGCCACGGTCCCGGACGGTACGGGCGGCGCCAGCTGTCGTGGTCGTCGAACGGGAGCGCGACGTCGTCGCCGGTCGCGTCAAACGCACGGTCGGCCGTCAGGAAGGGCAGGGGCACGACTGATCCTCACTCACAAGCACGCTCGATCGGGCGGTGCTGGCTGAGGTTATCGAGGAGCCCCCGGGCAGGACCACTCAGGGGGGCCGGACGGGTCAGCGGCCCTGGGACGCCGTGGGCTGCTGCGTCTGCCCGGAGGACCGACCCGATTCGAGGGACGGCAGCCCGAACAACAGCGAACCCGTGAGCCCGGCCGCGATGACCAGCCCGATGAGTGTGCGACTCATCAGCTCGGATCGGCTGATCCGTTGCCTGGGAGGTGGAGTGACGTTACTGCGGAAGCGGTCGGCCTCGGCGACGAATGCGAACGGGACGGCTTCACGCCGGCGGAACATGGGGGCGAACTCCTTGCGGTCGTGCGAGGGAAGGTCGGGCGGTGGCGGGCGAGGTGCTGCGGCGCCGCTACTGAGTCAGACGCGTGGAACGGTCATTTGGTGCCCGATTCCGCCGAACTGACGAACAACCGCACGACCTGCGGACGCGCGTCGGCTACGTCCACCCGTACGGTGCCGCGTGTGACCGGAGCCGTCGGCAGTGGCTCGAGTGCCTGGTCGTAGAGTGGGCGCCGCCCGTTGGACGTGACAGGAAGGACCCCGCCGGTGAGTGAGATCTCCGCCGAGACCAAGCCCAGCTTCCGCAGTGAGGTGACCGTCGACCTGGTGAAGCACAGCGCGGGCGACTCGGACGTCCTGTGGGCGGCTCGCGTCTCCACGGCGGGCGAGCAGTCCCTGGAGGAGCTCTCGAAGGACCCCGAGCGTTCCAAGGGCCTCATCAACTTCCTGATGCGCGACCGCCACGGCAGCCCCTTCGAGCACAACTCGATGACCTTCTTCGTCAGCGCCCCGATCTTCGTCTTCCGCGAATTCATGCGGCACCGGGTCGGCTGGTCCTACAACGAGGAATCCGGGCGTTACCGGGAGCTCCAGCCCGTCTTTTACGTCCCCGACACCTCGCGCAAACTCGTCCAGGAGGGCCGCCCCGGCAAGTACGTCTTCGTCGACGGAACCCAGGAGCAGCAGAACCTCACCGAGCGCACGATGACGGAGTCGTACCGCCGGGCGTACGAGGCGTACCAGGAGATGCTGGCGGCCGGTGTCGCCCGCGAGGTGGCCCGCGCGGTGCTGCCCGTGGGCCTCTACTCGTCGATGTACGCGACGTGCAACGCACGCTCGCTCATGCACTTCCTCGGGCTGCGCACCCAGCACGAGGCGGCGAAGGTGCCGTCCTTCCCGCAGCGGGAGATCGAGATGGTCGGCGAGAAGATGGAGGAGCAGTGGGCGCGGCTCATGCCGCTCACGCACGCCGCCTTCAACGGCAACGGCAGGGTGGCGCCGTAGGGTGTCGTGGCCCCGCAGGGCTGGCATTGCGCACAGATGTGCCACCGAGGTGCCCAGTGTCCGGATTGCGGCGTTTCGAGTAGTTCATCTAGGCTGATCAGACGGACCCGGCACTGCCTGAACCCCCGAGCAGTCAGTGCCGGGCTCCGTACACCGCCCCTCAAGGGGATTCGTCACCGCGAGTCACGGGCAGCCCCACGGCTCCCGTCATCCCAGAGCCCGCGCCGTCACCGCGGGCCCACGACCTGCCCGTGTGCCCCCGAGGGGACACGCCGAGCCGAGCAGCGAGTAGCGTGTTACCCATGGCTCCGATCTCCACTCCGCAGACCCCCTTCGGGCGGGTCCTCACCGCCATGGTCACGCCCTTCACGGCGGAAGGCGCGCTCGATCTCGACGGCGCCCAGCGACTCGCCTCCCATCTGGTGGACGCAGGCAACGACGGCCTGATCATCAACGGCACCACCGGCGAGTCCCCGACCACCAGCGACGCGGAGAAAGATCAGCTCGTACGGGCCGTGCTGGAGGCGGTCGGAGACCGCGCCCATGTCGTCGCCGGCATCGGCACCAACGACACCCGGCACAGCATCGAGCTCGCCCGCACCGCCGAACGGACCGGCGCGCACGGCCTGCTCGCGGTGACCCCGTACTACAACAAGCCCCCGCAGGAAGGCCTCTTCCAGCACTTCACGGCCATCGCCGACGCCACCGGGCTGCCGGTGATGCTGTACGACATCCCGGGCCGAAGCGGCGTCCCCATCGACACCGAGACACTCATCCGTCTCGCCCAGCACCCGCGTATCGTCGCCAACAAGGACGCCAAGGGCGACCTCGGCCGAGCCAGCTGGGTCATCGCGCAGAGCGGTCTGCCCTGGTACTCGGGCGACGACATGCTCAACCTGCCGCTCCTCGCGGTCGGCGCCATCGGCTTCGTCTCCGTCGTCGGCCACGTGGTCACACCGGAACTGCGCGCCATGCTCGACGCGCACGTCTCCGGCGACGTCCAGAAGGCCACGGAGATCCACCAGAAGCTGCTCCCCGTCTTCACCGGCATGTTCCGTACGCAGGGAGTCATCACCACCAAGGCGGCGCTCACCCTGCAGCAGCTGCCGGCCGGCCCGCTGCGTCTGCCGCTCGTCGAGCTCACGGAGCACGAGACGGCGCAGCTCAAGATCGATCTCGCGGCCGGCGGGGTAGAGCTCTGATAGAGGCATCGCCTTCACGGACACGATTCATGGACCAGGCTTCATGGATATCGGAGATTTCGAACTTCACAACTGAATAACCGAACACCGAAAGTGCAGGGCATTCCGCCCCACTCGGACAACAAGCAAGTGCAACAGCAAGTGCACGAATGTCATGCGCGCCACGTGCCTCACCGGTACGTGGCGCGTGTGGTGAGGAGAGTCTTTTGAGTCATCCGCATCCCGAACTCGGCGCCCCGCCGAAGCTGCCCAAGGGCGGCCTGCGCGTCACCCCGCTCGGTGGCCTCGGCGAAATCGGCCGCAACATGACGGTCTTCGAATACAACGGCCGGCTGCTGATCGTCGACTGCGGCGTCCTCTTCCCCGAAGAGGAACAGCCGGGCATCGATCTGATCCTGCCGGACTTCACCACCATCCGTGACCGCCTCGACGACATCGAGGGGATCGTCCTCACGCACGGCCACGAGGACCACATCGGTGGAGTCCCCTTCCTGCTCCGGCTGAAGCCGGACATCCCCCTCATCGGCTCCAAGCTGACCCTCGCCCTGATCGAGGCCAAGCTCCAGGAGCACCGCATCCGCCCGTACACCCTCGAAGTCACCGAGGGCCACCGCGAGCGCATCGGCCCGTTCGACTGCGAGTTCGTCGCGGTGAACCACTCGATCCCGGACGCGCTGGCCGTCGCCATCCGCACCCCCGCGGGAATGGTGGTCCACACCGGCGACTTCAAGATGGACCAGCTCCCGCTGGACCGCCGGCTGACCGACCTGCCGACCTTCGCGAGACTCGGCGAGGAGGGCATCGATCTGCTGCTCTCCGACTCGACCAACGCCGAGGTCCCGGGCTTCGTCCCGCCCGAGCGGGACATCTCGAACGTCCTGCGGCAGGTCTTCGGCAGTGCCCAGAAGCGGATCATCGTGGCGAGCTTCGCCAGCCACGTCCACCGCATCCAGCAGATCCTGGACGCGGCCCACGAGTACGGCCGCAGAGTCGCGTTCGTCGGCCGCTCCATGGTCAGGAACATGGGGATCGCCCGGGACCTGGGATACCTCAAGGTCCCGGCCGGTCTCGTCGTGGACGTCAAGACGCTCGACGACCTGCCGGACAGCGAGGTCGTCCTCGTCTGCACCGGCTCCCAGGGCGAGCCGATGGCCGCGCTCTCCCGCATGGCCAACCGCGACCACCAGATCCGGATCGTCCCCGGCGACACGGTGATCCTGGCGTCGTCCCTCATCCCGGGCAACGAGAACGCGGTCTACCGCGTGATCAACGGCCTGACCCGCTGGGGCGCGAACGTCGTCCACAAGGGCAACGCGAAGGTACATGTCTCGGGCCACGCCTCGGCCGGCGAGCTCCTGTACTTCTACAACATCTGCAAGCCGAAGAACCTCATGCCGGTGCACGGCGAATGGCGCCACCTGCGCGCCAACGCCGAACTGGGCGCGCTGACCGGGGTCCCCAAGGACCACATCGTCATCGCCGAGGACGGAGTGGTCGTCGACCTGGTCGACGGCAAGGCCAGAATCGTCGGCAAGGTCCAGGCGGGTTACGTGTACGTCGACGGGCTCTCGGTCGGCGATGTGACCGAGACCTCGCTCAAGGACCGCCGCATCCTCGGCGACGAGGGCATCATCTCCGTGTTCCTGGTGGTGGATTCGACGACCGGCAAGGTCGTGGGCGGTCCGCACATCCAGGCGCGCGGCTCCGGCATCGAGGACTCCGCGTTCGCCGCCGTCATCCCCAAGATCGAGGAGATCATCGGGAAGTCGGCATCGGACGGCGTCGCCGAACCGCACCAACTCCAGCAACTGGTGCGGCGATCGGTGGGCAAGTGGGTCTCGGACACCTACCGCCGGCGCCCGATGATCCTGCCTGTGGTCGTCGAGGTCTGACCTCGGTCCGACCTCAACACTGGAGCGGGGCCCCCGATTTGCTTCGGGGGCCCCGCTCCAGTAGGTTTACGGCTCCACCTGAACGGGAGCGCCGAGGCAGACACTTGCCGGGAGTCGAGTACCGGACCGGGTGGGAATTCCGACTCAGAATCTCTGATAAAGTCGGATTCGCCGAAAGGGAAACGCGAAAGCGGATATCTGAAAGCAACTCCCGCCGACCGGGAATCGGACACCGAAAGGTTCTGATAGAGTCGGGAACGCAAGACAGCAAGACCGAAGGGAAAGCCCGGAGGGGCCCGGAGACGGGACCGAAGGAAGCGTCCGTTCCTTGAGAACTCAACAGCGTGCCAAAAGTCAACGCCAGATATGTTGATACCCCGACCTCGTCCACTTGTGTGGATTGGGTTGAGGTTCCTTTGATAGAAACACAGCGAGGACGCTGTGAACGACTGGTCTTATTCCGACCGGTTGTTCCGCTCTCGTGGTGTCCACCTGACCTTCGGGTCGGGAATACATTCACGGAGAGTTTGATCCTGGCTCAGGACGAACGCTGGCGGCGTGCTTAACACATGCAAGTCGAACGATGAAGCCTTCGGGTGGATTAGTGGCGAACGGGTGAGTAACACGTGGGCAATCTGCCCTGCACTCTGGGACAAGCCCTGGAAACGGGGTCTAATACCGGATAATACTGTGCCCCTCATGGGGGACGGTTGAAAGCTCCGGCGGTGCAGGATGAGCCCGCGGCCTATCAGCTTGTTGGTGGGGTAATGGCCTACCAAGGCGACGACGGGTAGCCGGCCTGAGAGGGCGACCGGCCACACTGGGACTGAGACACGGCCCAGACTCCTACGGGAGGCAGCAGTGGGGAATATTGCACAATGGGCGAAAGCCTGATGCAGCGACGCCGCGTGAGGGATGACGGCCTTCGGGTTGTAAACCTCTTTCAGCAGGGAAGAAGCGAAAGTGACGGTACCTGCAG
Proteins encoded in this window:
- the dapB gene encoding 4-hydroxy-tetrahydrodipicolinate reductase is translated as MSTKLRVAVLGANGRIGSEAVRAVEAADDMELVAALGRGDKLETLVDTGAQVAVELTTPTAVMGNLDFLVRHGIHAVVGTTGWTDDRLAQLETVLAGSPETGVLIAPNFSVGAVLTMKFAQAAARYFESAEVVELHHPNKADAPSGTAARTAQLIAAARAEAGSQPQPDATVTSLDGARGADVDGVRVHSVRLRGLLAHQEVLLGGEGETLTIRHDSLHHSSFMPGILLGVRRVGRTPGLTFGLERFLDLNLPD
- a CDS encoding tetratricopeptide repeat protein, yielding MRAKIMYFVMATVLVGFFVLAGGRGVALIGIGTPLTVTFGIAVLVLPVIGAWFLWQNTRFVQRANRLAAELDAEGGLPVDELVRTASGRVDRASADAVFAARRAETEDTPGDWRCWFRLAVAYRDAGDTPRAREAMRHAIALHGAIPATAAE
- the thyX gene encoding FAD-dependent thymidylate synthase, with amino-acid sequence MSEISAETKPSFRSEVTVDLVKHSAGDSDVLWAARVSTAGEQSLEELSKDPERSKGLINFLMRDRHGSPFEHNSMTFFVSAPIFVFREFMRHRVGWSYNEESGRYRELQPVFYVPDTSRKLVQEGRPGKYVFVDGTQEQQNLTERTMTESYRRAYEAYQEMLAAGVAREVARAVLPVGLYSSMYATCNARSLMHFLGLRTQHEAAKVPSFPQREIEMVGEKMEEQWARLMPLTHAAFNGNGRVAP
- the dapA gene encoding 4-hydroxy-tetrahydrodipicolinate synthase, producing the protein MAPISTPQTPFGRVLTAMVTPFTAEGALDLDGAQRLASHLVDAGNDGLIINGTTGESPTTSDAEKDQLVRAVLEAVGDRAHVVAGIGTNDTRHSIELARTAERTGAHGLLAVTPYYNKPPQEGLFQHFTAIADATGLPVMLYDIPGRSGVPIDTETLIRLAQHPRIVANKDAKGDLGRASWVIAQSGLPWYSGDDMLNLPLLAVGAIGFVSVVGHVVTPELRAMLDAHVSGDVQKATEIHQKLLPVFTGMFRTQGVITTKAALTLQQLPAGPLRLPLVELTEHETAQLKIDLAAGGVEL
- a CDS encoding ribonuclease J, with the translated sequence MSHPHPELGAPPKLPKGGLRVTPLGGLGEIGRNMTVFEYNGRLLIVDCGVLFPEEEQPGIDLILPDFTTIRDRLDDIEGIVLTHGHEDHIGGVPFLLRLKPDIPLIGSKLTLALIEAKLQEHRIRPYTLEVTEGHRERIGPFDCEFVAVNHSIPDALAVAIRTPAGMVVHTGDFKMDQLPLDRRLTDLPTFARLGEEGIDLLLSDSTNAEVPGFVPPERDISNVLRQVFGSAQKRIIVASFASHVHRIQQILDAAHEYGRRVAFVGRSMVRNMGIARDLGYLKVPAGLVVDVKTLDDLPDSEVVLVCTGSQGEPMAALSRMANRDHQIRIVPGDTVILASSLIPGNENAVYRVINGLTRWGANVVHKGNAKVHVSGHASAGELLYFYNICKPKNLMPVHGEWRHLRANAELGALTGVPKDHIVIAEDGVVVDLVDGKARIVGKVQAGYVYVDGLSVGDVTETSLKDRRILGDEGIISVFLVVDSTTGKVVGGPHIQARGSGIEDSAFAAVIPKIEEIIGKSASDGVAEPHQLQQLVRRSVGKWVSDTYRRRPMILPVVVEV